One Triticum dicoccoides isolate Atlit2015 ecotype Zavitan chromosome 5B, WEW_v2.0, whole genome shotgun sequence genomic window carries:
- the LOC119311696 gene encoding single myb histone 5-like: MGARKQKWTLEEEAALRAGIARYGVGSWRLILKDKDFSSILSCRSNVDLKDKWRNINVFFTESGSMDKGRTATKKNRAAPRRNDHPMANSIVASDVDDEIVDEQPIASMSSELWNVSIPKKSRSRLNNIILESVKNLNEPTGSHSTTIAKYIEEEYWPPSEFDRILSANLKDLTTSGELIEVNRKYRIAPAPGSMYSEGRSPETLLLEDMQREPQKIESDEIKTPTKSQVDFELADMITMTAEEAASAAARAIAEAEALMAEAEAATREAEAAEADAQAAQAFAEAVRNRNVTELIMAQS, translated from the exons ATGGGTGCTCGAAAGCAAAAGTGGACTTTAGAGGAAGAGGCTGCTCTTAGAGCTGGCATAGCAAGGTATGGAGTGGGAAGTTGGCGCCTGATATTGAAAGATAAAGACTTTAGTTCCATCTTGAGCTGCCGGTCAAATGTTGATCTAAAG GACAAGTGGCGCAACATCAACGTATTTTTCACCGAATCAGGCTCTATGGATAAGGGAAGGACTGCCACGAAGAAGAACCGAGCTGCTCCTAGGAGGAATGATCACCCAATGGCAAACAGCATAGTTGCTTCTGATGTTGATGACGAAATTGTTGATGAACAGCCTATAGCATCAATGTCAAGTGAACTGTGGAATGTTTCAATTCCAAAGAAATCGCGGTCAAG GCTAAACAATATCATATTGGAATCTGTCAAGAACTTGAATGAGCCTACAGGGTCACACAGCACTACGATTGCTAAGTACATAGAG GAGGAATATTGGCCACCTAGTGAGTTTGATCGCATATTGTCTGCAAACCTGAAGGACTTGACCACCAGTGGAGAACTGATAGAG GTTAATCGGAAGTACAGGATTGCACCTGCACCTGGTTCAATGTACTCTGAGGGACGAAGCCCCGAAACACTGCTGCTAGAAGACATGCAAAGAGAGCCCCAGAAAATAGAGAGTGATGAGATTAAAACCCCTACAAAATCTCAAGTTGATTTTGAATTGGCGGATATGATAACCATGACCGCCGAAGAGGCTGCATCCGCTGCTGCTCGTGCAATTGCAGAGGCAGAGGCTCTCATGGCAGAAGCTGAAGCAGCGACAAGAGAAGCGGAGGCGGCAGAAGCAGATGCCCAAGCTGCACAAGCTTTCGCGGAAGCAGTAAGGAACAGAAACGTTACAGAACTG ATCATGGCCCAGTCTTGA